In Corylus avellana chromosome ca8, CavTom2PMs-1.0, the genomic stretch attgaaaatgggcCAAAAGTTGGCTCCATCCGATGCTTCTTATTTTGAGCGCCAAGATTGGTGATTTTTTAAGCAGTCCACAAGTGAGTCTACTAGAGGTGGCACATCCAATACTTCTTATTTTGAGCGCCAAGATTGGTGATTTTTTAAGCAGTCCACAAGTGAGTCTACTGGAGGTGGCACTTGCAATGGCATCAAGAGATTGTAAATGCCATAAAATGAAAGATTGTACTGATGTCAACTAAATTGGAACCACTGAAGAGGAGCTTCATTCCAATGTTCAACAGAAGAATGTCCAACAGAAACAGAAGAGGTGCCTGACAAATGATGCACAATGAACATTCTTATTGTCTCCATGGAAAAAAGGAGGGGCACATACACTTGGGTTTTGGAAGTGacaagaaataacaaaaaaaaaaaaaaaaaaaaaccataggtCTTTAGCTCTAGTGAGAGGATGTGTGGGTAAAAGAGACGATGGGAACCATGGGCAAATGAGAATACGCATGGAGGAATACATAGTTCATGCATATTTTTCAGTAGTACCAAAGCTTTATCTTAGGCTGGAATGATCGCTCAGAAACTTCCTCCTTATAAGAGTCAAACTAAGATGATTCATTCAACTTTAAGAAGATCTTTTATGTCTCCTATGTCATTTAGATGTAGAGACGATCTTTTATATCTCCTATATCATTTAGAGGTAGAGACTTAGGAACACTTGCTTCTTAGCTGTCACTTCTCTAGGGTCTTGTGGAGGGAATCACCTTAACCGATCCATTCAAATTACTTATCAATTGTCACGTCATTCTTAATCATGACGCCCGTATTGAGCGAAAAATTGAGCCCTACATCTCAAAAAATCATTCCTATGAAGTAGCATCCTGATTTTGTCAATCCGTAAAGCTCACCGCAACGTCAATTGATCTGTACATAATCTCGTCATGGGCCACCTCCTTTGGCATTAGTAGATGCACTCTCATTCCATTTATCCCCATCATCGACTTCATCGTGGTTCCATGAGTGACTCTTATCCCCCTTTAGCTTGGAgtagttgttttgttttttcattttttatttgggtaatgctacacactcttaattattaattatctcacgtgacaataaaaatcaatattagACAAGATGGTAGGTACCAAGGGATCAAACgtcttttctatattttaccGAAAAGATTCACTTTTCGTCGTTTTCGATGGTTACAAACAAGCACCAAACCAACACCTTTTTGGTTGTATTTGAACGCTTCAAATatagtcaataaaaaaaaaatacagaaaagcaAAAATCACAGCCTCACTATTCAAGACCAGGCTTTTTGTACATCGTAACAGACGTGGAACAATTCATTGCTTCCACACTTAACTAACTGGAGTCCACTCACGTTTTGTCTTCAGCAAAATGGTTCATCAATGACAACGGCTTTCTGCCTATAATTCTCACACAAACCAATCAAACAGATTATGATTCACCTATGTACAAAAAGCTCATATGACACCATCACCAATAACGAACGCTTCATCCGGTGACGGTCCTGGCCCACgtgaggaattttcttcaagtCCATAGACCGAGTTTTCATCATATAGGAGGGAGGAAGCCTCTCCAGTTCCATGTTTTGTCCAATACCCAAAGCTTATGCAATCATGGACTTTCCTCGAAAATTCCTACCCCTTTGAAACTACTATCTTGGACTTTATGGGTACACTGCAATCCTCATCATCCTCCAGATCACTGAAAGATATGTCTTCTCCATCCCCCACATACATGGCAACTCCACTATACCTACCTAGTTCAGAATCTTCCTCAGGCCAGTCATCCTCCTCGTCTTCAAAATTCTCAACCACTAGTTTAGAATCCTTATTCTCAGTCTTAATTACTGGCCTCTCTTCAATAACAGACTTATCAATAAATTGCAGCTCGTTACTTTCAACCGGGCGCTGCTCACTCTCAAAATCCGTAGCCACGGAGGAGCTACTAGGTTCAAATGAAAATGTGCCCCGTGGCGTAAGATCAAAATCTTCCTCCAGCATATTAGCACTGTCTTTCGAATAGGATTGGATTCTTGCAAACCAGTCAGTCTCtgcctttgttttcttttgtagcTCCTGCATCCACATGGCTCTGGCAGCCACTACCTGCAAGAAATAGGTTAAAATCATTGTAACTCAAAATATTATGCTGATGCCGGTAGAaccaaaaattatcatgtcaagATTGCTATAACATTTCAACACAATAGTGAGGAATAAGAAAATAGGTATCTGGACCACTCAAAACACACAACAAATTAAACACCGACCTGCAGAACTATCaggtaaaacaaaaaacaaaaaacaaaaaaaagacaacataaGCTAAGTAATTCATACTTCAACAACATTCATTTGACAAGGAGGCAAATTAACAACATCcatgaaaaaattaaagacaatGTTATACAAAGCAATTGACCAAGCTGCTATTCGAACAATCACCAAATTACATCACAGTATACTCCTCCCTCCCCCGATGGGAGCGCTTATATATTGCAAGAATCAGTATATACGCTTATTCGACCTATACAACACAGAACAGAACATCACAGTTTACTTGAATTATAATATAGTTATGTATACACATGTAAATGTCTTTTGATAAGTATGTGTATACATGTGAATTGATCACACCAGTCAAATATTCTAAGATCAAGATATCGAACTTAACATTTTAAGTATGATAGTGATGACTGATCCTAAAAAGAAACTGTGAAGTACTTACGGACCAATTTATTGTAGTAATACTCCATGAAAATCTAGCTATAATAAGGAGATTGCTTCTGTAATCCTCTTATTAAACCTACATATTGATAATTACATATGCAACTACCAACCCATGCACGCAACATACAGGAACATATGCAAATAAAGTCCCttaaaaacatacaaaatctttttccttttaaatctTAACAGAGACATTCATTTGTTACTAAcaatcttattttttttgttactaaCAATCTTATAAGGCCCACTATAGCTTAAATTGGAGTTTACAAAGCAGAGGATGCATATATAATGCCcattaacataaataaaataaaacaacttaCCTGGGGTGTAGACAAGTAATCCGCATCATGTTTGTTGAGTCTAGAGTGCAGAAGCACAAAGTAGACTTTCCAAAAGTAACTTTCAGTCATATGGCAAGGACAAAGTTCAATTCTCAGGGCAGCTAATCTGGGAGCAAGATGTTGGATAGCCAAAGCATGCTCTTCTTGGGCATCAGACATGTCAAAATCTATAACAAGGAAAAGAACGCTGTCAGAATCTAGCATGAATTATCAAAGCAGACACTAAGCAGTTATCACTAAAGCAACTGAAATTGATCAGCGCAGCGGATTACAAGAAAGCATAATAATTTTCTGCCTTATGTAATCTAAGGCCTTCCTGACAGTCCTTCACCATACATTGTTCTAACTTTTCGCAAGCACTCATTTTTCATAACCTCCAATCCCCCGAGGAAAGGTATGCCAAACCTTAAGCCACCTAACTAGCACATCACTATAACTTAGTTCTTCCATCCCAAAATAGagggtttcttttcttttcttttttggttgtcCCAAAATATATGGGAGtttcaaaaaatgaaagtatTTATCCATTTAACTTCTCATTCATCCTCAAATTGGGATCCACCTTTTCTAATATTTCTCTGAGAGAATAATGATAACAAGGATGCTTTTTCCAGGCTTACCTAAAGATATTCTAGTAagatttttatgattattttgtttcattaaaatGGTGTGATTTGCAATCATCCCATCTATTTTGGAATGGAAGGAGGAAAATTTTGGAGGAGAGACAGAGACACAGATATGCAAGAATGGAaaattttcttcagaaaaaagATAAAGGGTAGTTATGCTATGTTTTATACCAGTACCAATCTGTACAACTCTATAAATTGCGGTCTTCcataaaagtaaacaaaaatggGTCTCAAATCAAGACTGCAAATGGATGCAAGGATTTGGTGTTTTAAAGTACAACAGCTTCCACCACATTTGACTACTTAACTACCAGCCCAAACTACAGAATCACAAAGTATTGGCGGTATCTTCAGGAAATTGTCAGAGCAAAGGTAAGACATTAAAGGTGGACAGTTTGCCACCACAAATGAGAACTTAGCAGGCCAATATGCCAAGAACATGATGAAAATACTACCAAAAACTCCAGATATATAGGGAATGACAATCTAACTTAGTTTTGTAAAAGATTATACTGACCTAGTGTGAAATGAGCTCAACAAATTTGTGTATCAACTAGTATAATCAATGCCAGGGAATCTTAACTTTAAACATCAACAGCTGGCCCTAGTAAAATACAATTTCCTAGCATTTGCTTAACAATGCTGTGATAACAAGCGCATAGGTACCTATAAATTGCATATATGTGTGGTTGGATTCCCTGGAAAATAAATTGGAAGgatttaatacaaaaaatattcaaCAGCGTCTACATCAAACATTCATGCTATAGATTCTCATCAAAACAATtcttaaataaaactaaaacgtCAAGCTCTCTATTCTCCAATTACAGAAAAACACTTTGCATTATGATAGATGCGATGATAACCAAGAAAAAACCTACAAACTACTCAATGGACagggatcctctcaattttaaatgaaattgatagtATCCATTTCATGGTCAAGGTTTAAAGTTAATGCATCTAATAGTGCACATGATtccacattatttaaattttttaaaagatgtcCCAACATTGACTTTATATAAGCATCAACTTTAAATCGTAATCATGAAATGGATAGTtcatgaaatggagatgatcctattaCCTATTCAAGTATATGAATTACACTCTGCTTTTCATTTATTATAGCAATAATTATACAAAACTCAAGGTCAAGTTTAATATAAGACGCTTGGTTTCACGTTGGCTGAAGTTATAATGAAGTGATCCAGCCATCTGAAAGCTTAATAATCAAGCGTCTTGGTAACTAGGATTTCATCAACGCATCATTCTCATCTCAAAGTCCCAATCTCCTAGACATGGCCAATGGTGGCACATAAGGTACATTTGGGAAGACATATAGGATTTGGCAGCTTAATATAAGCTACCGAGCAATGAATTAACAATTCAAAGCCCCAATTTCTAATCCAAGGAAGCAAATGCATCATATTCCACAAATCCAAAAGCGTAAAAGACCACATTGAAACAAAGAGAAGATCACAGAAAAGGAGACGCACATACCACCCAAGTCCTCCTCCTCATCAAGCGGAAAATCCAACCACGTCTCGGGATGCATCCCGATGTTCCCCGCGAAAGCCAACACCTCGTCGGTGATCCCCACGGCTCCTCCCAGACCACGCGCCTCCAATAGCTCCTCATTCGACGGCATCTTCGAGATCTCCACGATGTCGCTCCCGATCCAGGAGACAGTGCGATCCGACGGCTCCTCTTCTGCGCCGGAGGACACGGACTGATCGGACGTGTCGGTTTGCGGGAAATGCGAGGGCGTGGAGGGTTCCGAGGAAGCAGGGGGCGCGAGGAAGGAGGCCACGCCCCAGAGCTGGCGCGTCAGAGTTTGTTTGAGTTCGGAGAGGTCGTCTTTGACGCCCCGAGAATGGGCCTCTTCTGATTGCCAATCATTGTCTTCGGATTCGAATTGTTGTTGGCTGTGGTGGTTATGGTTGTTGTTGTGGCTGGCTCGTTCGGTGGGGAAAGATGGTGATGCGTCTGGGTCGCGAGGGTGGGAGGGTACGACGTCGTTGTCTTCATCGTCGTCGTCTTTATCGTCGTCGAGTCGAAGGGAGTTGGCGAGAGAACGAGCCAGCCATGACATTttgtttaactattttttttggattttgggaGGAGAAAGTGATTTGACGGAAAAGTGGGGGGTTAAATGGGCGTCAATGTCATCATCTTAATTAAACGAACTTCACCtctcaataattgaattaagcCTTTTTTAAGCCACGCCAAGCCCATGGGCCTATTTCACAAGAAGGGCATGGCCTAAACgccaaggattttttttttttttttgtggtaaagtctacttaactcTTCAAACTATTATCTCAATAATAATTtaccctcaaactaccaaaacaatgacaatgtacctccaattttaacaaagtaacaaaattacctttactaaaataaaaacaaaaatactaatttttttttttttcaaattttaagggtatttttgtcctgttgaaaattctataggggtaattttgtcattttgctagcattgggggtacattgtcattgttttggtagtttgaaggttaaattatcgtaattgatagtttggagagtAGATTATCATTAGGATAATAGTTTAAGAAGGTTAAGCGGActttattgttttaattattatttttttttttaagtaatgtcaaatattttataaatatttcacaagactatatatatttaaaggCTATTAGAActtgccacatcaattttataaaatatttgtatattatgtaacattatttttctttaatagatGGGATACTAATACAAGGGAAACAAACAAGCAAAACAATTCCAAAGCTTGGCTAACAACCCCCAAGTTTGTAAAATCTACCATAAGATCTGAAAGTAGTGGTTATGAATGCAATAATTAGCGCTCCTATGAAATGAACCTAGCTGTGAACCAGTTGCACAGCTTGGCTAACAAGTAACAATTTATGGATGTTTCAAATCCAGTGGCACAGACAAAACTACATATTAGTTgagacataaattttcttcaaatcagtttggattaatttttttttccaatctattttaataagtgataaGTGTCATTTCTCACAcgttttatttaatattcttaacagttatttattgtcattctattAACCTAAgaactcaaacattaattttttagaaactcaaACACGGTAATTggtgaatgacacttgtcactcaTTAtaataggttgaagaaaatttttttcaaactggttTAAATGAAATTTGTGTCATATTAGTCATAGGCATGTCCCACTTggtttcaaattttcttttaaatttttttaaagagaaacttcacttatatCCTTTGAATTGTcagtatttttgtaattataatatcaaattGTAATGTCAGTAtcccaaaaaatttcacctttttatttccacccttttttttaatttaaatgcaAGGTGCtcgtgtttaaaaaaaaaaaaaaacactcaaaatgtGTCTCAAGACCATGTGGACGAATATATATTGTTgagaataaattcacactacaagcccaccaaattctgggcccaatggccaatGATAGGTCCATAAagacattaattaaataacaagggctatttaattaattaatagtcttatattccaattaggataatattggaataaagacgtcctacttatctctacaagatgactactcaagattatctctacataATATTTGTTGAAAGTTTTTCTCTACATGATAGTTGTTAAGTTCTATCTCAACTATGGACTCCCAATACAACTCAAATAAGAAGAAATAGTTCAAGCCTACTTCTACaacctaagcctataaataagccCCTACACAAGATACTAAAGGATGATTTAATATCCTCACACATTTGGAATAATCTACtattttctcatattctctCTCAGAGCTCAATTAGCCTATTGAATTATTGAGCGCCGAAACACACTATTTCTCTTAGAAACTTTCTGACTTTGGTATCGGAGTGCCCCCGTAGACCCTTTTgacaatattgtttttttgtagtgatttggagtgcacaACGACGATGTATTGAGGACCCTGAAGAAAGCACATTCACCATGTTGAAAAttgttctaatatatatatatatatatatatacatatatgcttttgtttttttaaacatgGGCTATTtgggcattttaacaaaaaaatcttgaaataccaacattgcaaaaattaaaaatttgaacaagTGTTGATACTTCAAAGAGTGTAACAGAGTAATTTATTAATTCATCAAGCTCATCGTGTGAGGTAGAAAGTTGGAGCATTATCtattgaaatattttattatcCACTTGCATTCTTACTTTTCATTCATGattcaacttttatttattcaaatctaAATGAAATTGTTGACCAAGAACAGTGATGACCCCAGCTACGCTTACAAATCAAGGAGCTAACCGTCATTTGATCTTAATTATCTTAAAGCCTAGGCCTATATCTTGATTATcaagttaccaaaaaaaaaaaaaactactaagctagcaacattttttttaatattaaatatgcATCCTCAATAATGAGTGTAAGTAAACCAAAATTGGaccataaataaaaagatacaaTTCTTTACACTGGTAGTTCAGGCTTCATGCCACTGGCAACTACTTCTCTTATAGGCTGGTTTTGCCATTTCTACTCAATAATGAATGTTTTTTCATGGGTATGAATACAACTCAAATGGTTAGTTTGGTTGGCGATCTAACTCAAATTTGTTTATGAAAGTTGGTCTACATTTATGGTTTTTTATGAGAGGATCATGGTACGGTAAAATAACCGGACATGTGAGAttttaaaccgactttatttgTTCGGGCTATCTAAACATCTGTTTGCAACAGGTGAGATCCGTCTATTCTTTCACATGGAGTAGATAAAAATAAGCAGCGAGAAAAGTATTAAAGCACTCCGAAATTTGGAAGGACAAtttgaatgatatttttcttaaactaGGGTGGAAATTTCATAATTTGGATTCATTCAAAGATGCCATATTGCGAATGCCTCAAAAGTTTCTTGCCCTCTTCTTTTCAGGAGGACAAGGATTTGAAGTTCCTTTTCCTTTCCGTAGTAGAGGGGGTGTGCGTGTGCACACATTCGTGACGACAAAAGTGGCATTGAGGGCCCTTGCAGTGTCCAAGACTCGATAAATACAAGATATGATATCCTGCATTATTAACCACCTTCATATCaatcattaaagaaaaagaaaaagaaaaaatcctaaCAATTTTGGAAGGATACCACAAATTTTGGATAGAATTCACCCGTAAAACATATATCAGTAATAGTACTGCTCGTCTGTAAGCCAAGTGTTTGtaaatacagagagagagagagagagagaggagagggaaaGAGCTGAAAAATAGGATGAACAAGCTTGAAGATAAGCAACTTCAAGTTAATCATgtaaggaaaaaatacaaaagggtGTAAACGGTTTTTGTGTTTAAAGCCAACGAAGATCTACAAACTCTAAAACGGAGAGATTCAGTGATAAACCCCCATCAAAACCCAAAGGAAAACAGAGAGTTCCCACAAATCCTCACAAGAGACGGGACAAAAATTAGGATGGACATCCATGTAAAAATTGACTACAATTACTTTGCCAAGAAAACTACAATTACAATTCAAACACATGCTTAGGAGAATTCCAACATCATTCCCTGTATTTTAATATACAATGCTCTCTTGCGGATTGGAACAATCAGCAACTGGTTTCccaaataacataaaacaatCCGAACGAAGATTCTGGGGATTATTGGGAAATTTCAGTGAACACTGCCTGCTTATGGACAATGGATTTATAACCATGCAACAAGCAATATCCATCCACAGTTTATGTTGCTTCTTGAATAATTGTAACTAATTGATAGAATCTAACTTCTCAGTATACACAAAAGAGGAAAGGGTACCTCAGAAACCCAATATGAATCTCCGTTCCAAATTCTGCTGCATGATCCCACAAGTTCTTTGGTTCCTTGGTCCCTCAGgccaaaggggaaaaaaattgaGACGTATATCAACAACTTCTAATTATGCTTTCATTGTATCGTTCTTGTAAGCTTACACTTGGAAATGAAGAGTGTGGCTGTGTAATTTAGACTACACAATTTCAAAAGCTCAGCCGACCGTTGCTTCATAATCGGATCGCATCCACTCTGAATTACAAGAAGCAGCTTGGCCGCTAAACCTGCCTCCACAGCAAGTGAAGCGCATTCTTCTGGGGCAAGCTTGCAAACAGCCCACAAGATTGACAGTGCAAACTGCGTGCAGCTCTCAGAAACCTTCATCATTAACCTCACCACATTGGGTATGGAATTCGGGCAATCCTTCAAAGCCAATTTTCCTTCTGGAAGAGTGGACAACACCTCAAGGACATAGAGAGCTATTTCCAAACACTCATTATTCAAACTGGGTAGGATCTCAACCAATTGGGGAACTGCCCCAATGCTCACAACAGAGCTCCTGACTGGTTCATGGGAACAGACCGTCTTGAGCAAACTGAGACCGGCCAAGACCCCATTTGGATGTCTTTTATCCTTTACCAACCTCAACAATCCAACCAAAAGACTCAAGCTTGAGACAATCTCAGATGCAAAATCCTTCCCAACTATCAACATTTCGATCAATTTCGTGCAATTGATCTTCGTCTCAATGGATCCCTCATTCAACATGTCCACCATTAATGATATCTTCGCGGGTTGCATCAAATCGGCCTTTGACTCCAAATCGAGATCTAAATTCACAAGAATCCCAATTGTCTCCGACCCAACTGCGTGCGAAGTGAAACGACCCAACAGAGAAGAAAGCAAAGGTACACCGTTATTGTCAGCTACTGTCTTCTTCGCCGAAGCATGAGCAACCACGACCTGCCTCAGGTCTTTGAGAGCTTGAACTCTAGCTTGACCCTTAACTTTCTTCAGCGTCTCCAAAAGCTCCAAGGCCCTTCCTTGCACATCCTCCGACTTCTTCTTCATCGCCAAGTACTTCTGCGAGAACCAACTGTAAATCAGCTGGTGCAGGGTCTTATTCGGCGTGACCGAATCGTCCCAGAGCTCCTGCATCGTAGTGGGGCAAGTGAAGTGGCCCAAAGAGAACCATTTGCGAATGTTGGATCTCTCATAGGTCTGGCCCGTGCAAAGGGTCACGGGGTCTTGCATCGGCTCCAATGAGATCGGGCAGATAAACACCGAGGGAACATCTATGGGTTCCAGCTCGGCCACCATCTTCTTCAAATCCAATTTCTCGGCGACACCTCCGCCGAAGAACGCGCCACCGTCGCCTCCCAGAATACCATCTTTCACAGCGGTTTCCAGATCCAATACTTGCCCACCACCACCCACGTCGAGCTTCACATCCCCCCCATCTCTTCTCCGAATAGACGGCTGGTACATCGGCATTCTGTCGAACACCCTCTTCGCAAAATGCTCAAAGAAAATTTGACACAGATTAATGATTAGAaagagcgagagagaaagagagcctTAAAATTGCAAGAGACCCATCACATCCAGAGGACAAGAAACGTGTGGGGAAGAGAAAGGAGGAGAGTGgtgttttctctctttctctcactcacTCTTTACTTTGTCTCCCTTCCACTCTCTTTCGCTATCTCTCTCATTGACAATCCACAAGCAACAATGCCCGTCAAAGGGGACATCTTTTCTCGACCCTAGgctttatttctcttttctctttatttgatctctctctctctttctctggtCAAAAGGTTCACATTCTTCTTCACTAccatcatcgtcatcatcaaCAAGGAAATGATGGATTTGCAATCTTCTTCCCTAATACCGAAGCTCACTTCCTCTTCAAGCTCAAACAAAAGTGTGAAATCATCAGCCCCAGATCAGTGAAAAAGACGCTATCAAAAGTGATGGAAAAAGCACTACACAACCAACTCATTCATGAACAGTATCCCACACCTCAGCTTACCAAAattatacaaaacaaaacctaaatCAGAAATTGGCAAAACACTATTTGGAACATCATGGACATGAAACAATGGGAAAATTCATAACCATACCAATCTCAAACAgcaagaaagagagacaaagagtAAAGCATGAGGAAAAGCTAATCTTCTGCAGTCTCCTCCACTCCTTGGCCTTCTTTTGGAGCAGGTAATGAGAGCCCCATAAAATgcccttttcctttctttctttttttttttttttccttctttttctcttttactaCTATGATTTTCTTGGGGGAAGTAAAGAATTTTACCGGCAGTGACCGATTCTAGCCGGTGGTCCAAGTCTTGGGCACAGTGCACCACACGTGCACTCGTATCCTCAACTCAGTCACTGCAGTATCCGGTCTTCTGTTTTAGgacgttatttatttattttcttaaaagtttataaaaaatttagtgggttaaattaaatctcatgacaattttatattttattaatttctctGAGAATCGTAGCCCCTCGGGAGGGATAATCTAGAGCAGCCGGAGACGCAACCTGAGCAGAGCAGAGCAGAGGTGgtcaaaaagagaaattgatGTTCCCCACATTCAAAGTAATTGCAGGGTACAAGGCATGTATTCGACGTGCCAACTCACCCACATGACTTGGTTATGGGTTCGTATACTTGTTGCAGAGAAATTATCCtctgttactttttttttcatttattttattttataagaataatgttaaaaaataataataaaaatcagtttattattattattgtttttatttttattcttttgacaGTAACTAATTTACTGTcgaattattaaattatataaaaattatatatcattCTACTAAAATTAGGGTTGTTAAGGTAAAACCTTTAACGcgagaagagttttttttttttttttttgatctatcgagaacaaattttcaaaatgtctTTAAAATGTCATAATATTgcgttcaaaattttgtttaagGTATAGAACTTTTTGAGAtatacatgtaaaaataaaaaaacaatattttgtgtgagaataaaaagaaaagataaatgctaCATATACATCTAATTGCTTACTTCTAAGTACTTACTCTTTTAtttgacagtaaaaattataattaatttttagactGATTAATCTGTATATGATATTTCgatcataatttttattgtcacgtcaaaaaataagtacttaaaagtatttttaagtaCTTACTCTCTTATGATTTCTAAGATACACTGACACCGGGAAAAGAAATGGAATGTTTCAAACGTATTTGAGGGGGgctttatttacaaaatatgcTTATAGAAGGCAATACATTATTATGGTCTTCTAAATTATTCTACGAAATTATTTGGGGCAActacttttattataattctctTCTAAATTCTTAATGAGTTTAATGTGAACTTTACCTGGTAAGTACACATATTTAGTGTTATATAAATTGTAGTAATAAACTTGTATGAGACGTGCCAAATCAtaacttatttcaaaaaattaaattgataaaaaatgataaatttaattatttaattaatatttgagaaGTCTCTTTCACGTTTGAGATAAGAAGAACACATatactattttaattgaaatgagagataaaagataaataaagtttaaaatCAAAACCTTTATATTAATATGATGTCAAATCATtgtttattctaaaaatttaaggtaataataaattaaattattaaattaattaataattaaaaagaaaactattgGTCCAAGATCATACCCCCTGTCACTGCCTttataaacgaaaaaaaaaaaaaaaaacttgctttTATAGCACTATAAAAAGCGAGTGTTAATTTGATTGAACAAATACTAGTCAATACACGATAAGGGAAGGGAATGGGAAGGGACGCCAGATCAAAAGTGCGACGACGCACGGTTCCCACTACCACGTGTAACTGTCGTAATTGCCGAAAAAGCAAGCAATTGCAGCATCAAAAAATGGTCAAACCGGAGACCGGAAAGGCAATCGAGGcgtacatatatgtatatgctAATGCTACTCTAAAACGGACCTCCCCCCAAGACCGGTCAAACAATTAGCTGGCACTTTATGAAAGGCACGCTCTGCATGGA encodes the following:
- the LOC132189397 gene encoding uncharacterized protein LOC132189397, yielding MSWLARSLANSLRLDDDKDDDDEDNDVVPSHPRDPDASPSFPTERASHNNNHNHHSQQQFESEDNDWQSEEAHSRGVKDDLSELKQTLTRQLWGVASFLAPPASSEPSTPSHFPQTDTSDQSVSSGAEEEPSDRTVSWIGSDIVEISKMPSNEELLEARGLGGAVGITDEVLAFAGNIGMHPETWLDFPLDEEEDLGDFDMSDAQEEHALAIQHLAPRLAALRIELCPCHMTESYFWKVYFVLLHSRLNKHDADYLSTPQVVAARAMWMQELQKKTKAETDWFARIQSYSKDSANMLEEDFDLTPRGTFSFEPSSSSVATDFESEQRPVESNELQFIDKSVIEERPVIKTENKDSKLVVENFEDEEDDWPEEDSELGRYSGVAMYVGDGEDISFSDLEDDEDCSVPIKSKIVVSKG
- the LOC132189805 gene encoding U-box domain-containing protein 30-like; this encodes MPMYQPSIRRRDGGDVKLDVGGGGQVLDLETAVKDGILGGDGGAFFGGGVAEKLDLKKMVAELEPIDVPSVFICPISLEPMQDPVTLCTGQTYERSNIRKWFSLGHFTCPTTMQELWDDSVTPNKTLHQLIYSWFSQKYLAMKKKSEDVQGRALELLETLKKVKGQARVQALKDLRQVVVAHASAKKTVADNNGVPLLSSLLGRFTSHAVGSETIGILVNLDLDLESKADLMQPAKISLMVDMLNEGSIETKINCTKLIEMLIVGKDFASEIVSSLSLLVGLLRLVKDKRHPNGVLAGLSLLKTVCSHEPVRSSVVSIGAVPQLVEILPSLNNECLEIALYVLEVLSTLPEGKLALKDCPNSIPNVVRLMMKVSESCTQFALSILWAVCKLAPEECASLAVEAGLAAKLLLVIQSGCDPIMKQRSAELLKLCSLNYTATLFISKCKLTRTIQ